A single Filimonas effusa DNA region contains:
- a CDS encoding type IV secretory system conjugative DNA transfer family protein — protein MLNFDEIQHRCNPLKIESLKDITDAASASRSILLGLNQDWIDEQGDFWVESSINFVTAIIWFLRLYKDGKYCTLPHVIEMAQTDLDKLLTILRAEPQLEALAKPFVQALTGDAGKQLIGQISGATMSLATLASPNLYYVLSADDFTMTINDPKAPKIVCIANNPMKANVYSPIVSLYLNNLQKLVKEQEEQPCLIMLEEFANLSWPGLSKFLAYCRSYLVSVVMVIQDSSQLVAQYGKQQADVILNMVGNIISGQVTGQHAKDLAERFGKIMQDRESIAINSSETSVTKSKQLDYAIPQSVIAALSAGEFVGVVADNPDQKIEQKMFHAEFILDENTVIKSTAGDDKSKGQIDQKTILASFLQIKQDAKNIISDELERILNTPELRRLVISSNK, from the coding sequence GTGCTGAACTTTGATGAAATCCAGCACCGCTGCAACCCACTGAAGATAGAATCCCTCAAAGATATTACCGATGCTGCGTCCGCCTCCCGCAGTATTTTACTTGGCTTAAACCAGGACTGGATCGACGAACAAGGGGATTTTTGGGTGGAATCGAGTATAAATTTTGTAACGGCTATCATCTGGTTTTTGCGGTTGTATAAGGATGGAAAATACTGCACCCTGCCGCACGTCATCGAGATGGCGCAAACCGATCTGGATAAACTATTGACCATCCTGCGGGCTGAACCACAATTGGAAGCATTGGCAAAACCTTTTGTCCAGGCACTGACGGGTGATGCGGGTAAACAATTGATCGGGCAGATCTCCGGGGCTACCATGAGCCTTGCTACTTTAGCTTCCCCGAACCTTTACTATGTATTATCCGCCGATGATTTTACGATGACAATCAATGATCCTAAAGCGCCGAAGATCGTTTGCATCGCCAATAATCCGATGAAGGCGAACGTATACAGCCCCATTGTTTCTCTTTACCTTAATAACCTGCAAAAGCTCGTGAAGGAACAGGAAGAACAGCCCTGTCTCATTATGCTGGAAGAGTTCGCCAATCTTTCCTGGCCCGGCCTGTCTAAGTTCTTAGCTTATTGCCGGTCTTATCTCGTTTCCGTTGTGATGGTCATACAGGATTCCAGCCAGTTGGTGGCCCAATATGGCAAACAACAGGCAGATGTTATTCTGAACATGGTGGGCAATATTATCTCAGGGCAGGTTACTGGTCAACACGCCAAAGATCTGGCAGAACGCTTTGGGAAGATCATGCAGGACAGAGAGAGCATTGCCATCAACAGCAGTGAAACCTCCGTTACCAAATCCAAACAATTGGATTATGCCATACCGCAATCGGTTATTGCCGCCCTGTCAGCCGGTGAATTCGTTGGTGTCGTAGCCGACAATCCGGATCAGAAGATTGAACAGAAAATGTTTCATGCTGAATTTATCCTAGATGAAAATACAGTGATTAAATCAACCGCAGGGGATGATAAATCGAAGGGGCAAATAGACCAAAAAACGATACTGGCTTCCTTCCTCCAAATTAAACAGGATGCAAAAAATATCATTTCCGATGAACTTGAACGAATCCTGAACACCCCGGAGCTGAGGCGATTGGTAATTTCGTCCAATAAATAA